A section of the Oryza sativa Japonica Group chromosome 1, ASM3414082v1 genome encodes:
- the LOC4325479 gene encoding aP2/ERF and B3 domain-containing protein Os01g0141000 yields the protein MGVVSFSSTSSGASTATTESGGAVRMSPEPVVAVAAAAQQLPVVKGVDSADEVVTSRPAAAAAQQSSRYKGVVPQPNGRWGAQIYERHARVWLGTFPDEEAAARAYDVAALRYRGRDAATNFPGAAASAAELAFLAAHSKAEIVDMLRKHTYADELRQGLRRGRGMGARAQPTPSWAREPLFEKAVTPSDVGKLNRLVVPKQHAEKHFPLRRAASSDSASAAATGKGVLLNFEDGEGKVWRFRYSYWNSSQSYVLTKGWSRFVREKGLRAGDTIVFSRSAYGPDKLLFIDCKKNNAAAATTTCAGDERPTTSGAEPRVVRLFGVDIAGGDCRKRERAVEMGQEVFLLKRQCVVHQRTPALGALLL from the coding sequence ATGGGGGTGGTCAGCTTCTCCTCGACTTCCTCCGGCGCGTCCACGGCCACCACCGAGTCCGGCGGCGCCGTGCGGATGTCGCCGgagccggtggtggcggtggcggcggcggctcaacAGCTACCGGTGGTGAAGGGAGTTGACTCGGCGGATGAGGTGGTGacgtcgaggccggcggcggcggcggcgcagcagtcGTCGCGGTACAAGGGGGTGGTGCCGCAGCCGAACGGGAGGTGGGGGGCGCAGATCTACGAGCGGCACGCGCGGGTGTGGCTCGGGACGTTccccgacgaggaggcggcggcgcgggcctaCGACGTGGCGGCGCTCCGGTACCGGGGGCGCGACGCGGCCACCAACTTCCCCGGGGCCGCGGCGTCGGCCGCCGAGCTCGCGTTCCTCGCCGCGCACTCCAAGGCCGAGATCGTCGACATGCTCCGGAAGCACACCtacgccgacgagctccgccaggggctccgccgcggccgcggcatGGGCGCCCGCGCCCAGCCCACGCCGTCGTGGGCGCGCGAGCCGCTGTTCGAGAAGGCCGTGACGCCCAGCGACGTCGGCAAGCTCAACCGCCTCGTGGTGCCCAAGCAGCACGCCGAGAAGCACTTCCCGCTCCGCCGCGCGGCGAGCTCcgactccgcctccgccgccgccaccggcaagGGCGTGCTCCTCAACTTCGAGGACGGCGAGGGGAAGGTGTGGCGATTCCGGTACTCGTACTGGAACAGCAGCCAGAGCTACGTGCTGACCAAGGGGTGGAGCCGATTCGTGAGGGAGAAGGGCCTCCGCGCCGGCGACACCATAGTCTTCTCCCGCTCGGCGTACGGCCCCGACAAGCTGCTCTTCATCGACTGCAAGAAGaacaacgcggcggcggcgaccaccacctgcgccggcgacgagaggccaACCACAAGCGGCGCCGAACCACGCGTCGTGAGGCTCTTCGGCGTcgacatcgccggcggcgattgCCGGAAGCGGGagagggcggtggagatgggGCAAGAGGTCTTCCTACTGAAGAGGCAATGCGTGGTTCATCAGCGTACTCCTGCCCTAGGTGCCCTGCTGTTATAG
- the LOC4325480 gene encoding protein SUPPRESSOR OF K(+) TRANSPORT GROWTH DEFECT 1 translates to MYSNFKEQAIEYVKQAVQEDNAGNYVKAFPLYMNALEYFKTHLKYEKNPKIKEAITAKFTEYLRRAEEIRAVLDEGGGGGGANGGDAAVATRPKTKGKDGEGGGDDSEQSKLRAGLNSAIITEKPNIKWNDVAGLESAKQALQEAVILPVKFPQFFTGKRRPWRAFLLYGPPGTGKSYLAKAVATEADSTFFSISSSDLVSKWMGESEKLVANLFQMARENAPSIIFIDEIDSLCGQRGEGNESEASRRIKTELLVQMQGVGHNDDKVLVLAATNTPYALDQAVRRRFDKRIYIPLPDLKARQHMFKVHLGDTPHNLNESDFENLARRTDGFSGSDIAVCVKDVLFEPVRKTQDAMFFFKADGDMWMPCGPKQSGAVQTTMQELASKGLAAKILPPPISRTDFEKVLARQRPTVSKKDLEVHERFTKEFGEEG, encoded by the exons ATGTACAGCAACTTCAAGGAGCAGGCGATCGAGTACGTGAAGCAGGCGGTGCAGGAGGACAATGCCGGCAACTACGTCAAGGCGTTCCCGCTCTACATGAACGCGCTCGAGTACTTCAAGACCCACCTCAAGTACGAGAAGAACCCTAAGATCAAGGAGGCCATCACCGCCAAGTTCACCGAGtacctccgccgcgccgaggaGATCCGCGCGGTCCTCGATgaggggggtgggggtggtggcgccaacggcggcgacgcggccgtcGCCACGCGGCCCAAGACCAAGGGTAAGGATGGGGAGGGGGGTGGGGATGATTCCGAGCAGTCCAAGCTGAGGGCTGGACTCAACTCCGCCATCATCACCGAGAAGCCCAACATCAAGTGGAACGATGTCGCCGGCCTCGAGAGCGCCAAGCAAGCGCTGCAGGAGGCCGTCATATTGCCTGTCAAGTTCCCGCAGTTCTTTACGG GTAAACGGAGACCATGGAGGGCTTTTCTTTTGTATGGTCCACCAGGAACAGGAAAGTCTTATTTGGCTAAAGCTGTTGCAACTGAGGCTGATTCTACATTTTTCAG TATATCTTCATCAGACCTTGTTTCAAAATGGATGGGAGAGAGTGAAAAACTTGTTGCAAACCTTTTCCAAATGGCTCGAGAAAACGCTCCTTCCATTATCTTCATTGATGAAATTGATTCATTGTGTGGTCAACGAGGAGAAGGAAATGAGAGTGAAGCTTCTAGGAGAATCAAAACTGAACTTCTTGTGCAAATGCAG GGTGTTGGCCATAATGATGACAAAGTACTGGTTCTTGCTGCTACAAACACGCCATATGCTCTAGACCAG GCTGTGCGCCGGCGCTTTGATAAACGTATTTACATTCCACTACCCGACCTGAAAGCAAGGCAACATATGTTTAAG GTCCATCTCGGGGATACACCACACAACTTAAATGAAAGTGATTTTGAGAACTTGGCTCGTCGAACAGACGGGTTTTCTGGTTCGGATATTGCTGTTTGT GTAAAGGATGTGTTATTTGAACCTGTCCGCAAAACACAGGATGCCATGTTCTTCTTTAAGGCTGATGGTGATATGTGGATGCCTTGTGGACCAAAGCAATCTGGTGCCGTACAAACAACCATGCAGGAGCTCGCATCCAAGGGCCTTGCAGCAAAG ATCCTTCCACCACCAATCTCAAGGACAGATTTCGAGAAAGTCCTCGCCAGGCAGAGACCGACAGTGAGCAAGAAAGACTTGGAGGTGCACGAAAGGTTTACAAAAGAATTTGGCGAGGAGGGTTGA